In one Bacillus sp. PK3_68 genomic region, the following are encoded:
- the pckA gene encoding phosphoenolpyruvate carboxykinase (ATP), with amino-acid sequence MKTVSVSSEILELLKGDNVTMQPSVPQLVEKVLNRKEGVLTASGAVCAETGKYTGRSPKDKFIVEEPSVKDKIDWGPVNEPISPEVFDQLYTKVINYLKEQEELFIFKGFAGADPTHRLPIQVINEYAWHNLFAHQLFIRPTEEELKDHQAGFTIVSAPNFKADPTVDGTKSEAFIIISFERRIVLIGGTEYAGEMKKSIFSVMNYLLPENDILSMHCSANVGYEGDVALFFGLSGTGKTTLSADPNRRLIGDDEHGWSSNGVFNIEGGCYAKTIGLSREKEPQIFDAIRFGSVLENVVLDEQSRIPNYDDNTLTENTRAAYPLQAIDNIVDPSVAGHPNTIIFLTADAFGVLPPISKLTKEQAMYHFLSGYTSKLAGTERGVTSPQATFSTCFGSPFLPLEATRYAEMLGEKIDEHNVQVFLVNTGWTGGEYGVGSRVKLAYTRAMVQAALEGELNNVETYTTKTFGLQIPLHVPGVPDDVLIPRKAWADEDAFMTKAAELAGKFRENFKKFSNVSKEIIELGGPQI; translated from the coding sequence ATGAAGACTGTAAGTGTTTCAAGTGAAATTTTGGAACTTTTAAAAGGTGATAACGTAACAATGCAGCCATCTGTGCCGCAGCTCGTAGAAAAAGTACTTAATCGTAAAGAGGGCGTGTTAACTGCTTCTGGAGCAGTATGTGCTGAAACGGGAAAATATACTGGCCGTTCTCCTAAAGATAAATTTATCGTTGAAGAGCCTTCAGTAAAGGACAAAATTGATTGGGGACCGGTTAACGAACCAATTTCCCCTGAAGTCTTCGATCAATTATACACTAAAGTGATCAATTATTTAAAGGAACAAGAAGAATTGTTTATTTTCAAAGGATTTGCAGGGGCAGATCCAACCCATCGTTTACCAATTCAGGTGATCAATGAATATGCATGGCATAATCTGTTTGCTCATCAACTTTTCATTCGTCCAACTGAGGAAGAATTAAAAGATCATCAAGCAGGCTTCACAATCGTATCTGCTCCGAACTTTAAAGCAGACCCTACAGTAGACGGAACAAAATCAGAAGCATTTATTATCATTTCTTTTGAGCGCCGTATCGTTTTGATCGGTGGAACGGAATATGCAGGAGAAATGAAAAAATCGATCTTCTCTGTAATGAACTACTTGCTTCCTGAAAATGATATTCTGTCTATGCACTGCTCAGCCAACGTTGGCTATGAAGGTGATGTGGCCCTATTCTTCGGTCTTTCTGGTACAGGGAAAACAACTTTGAGTGCAGACCCGAACCGCCGCTTAATCGGCGATGATGAACATGGCTGGTCTTCTAATGGTGTATTTAATATTGAGGGCGGCTGCTATGCAAAAACAATCGGCCTTTCCCGTGAAAAGGAACCACAAATCTTTGATGCCATCCGTTTCGGCTCGGTTCTTGAAAATGTAGTGCTTGATGAACAGTCTCGCATTCCAAATTACGATGATAACACCCTGACAGAAAACACGCGTGCCGCTTATCCGCTACAAGCAATCGATAACATTGTTGATCCAAGCGTAGCTGGCCATCCAAATACAATTATTTTCTTAACAGCTGATGCATTCGGCGTACTGCCTCCAATCAGCAAGCTAACTAAAGAGCAAGCGATGTACCACTTCTTAAGCGGCTATACATCTAAACTTGCCGGTACAGAGCGCGGTGTCACTTCTCCGCAAGCAACATTCTCTACTTGCTTCGGTTCACCATTCCTTCCGCTTGAAGCTACACGCTATGCGGAAATGCTTGGTGAGAAAATTGATGAGCACAACGTTCAAGTGTTCCTTGTAAACACTGGCTGGACTGGTGGCGAGTATGGCGTTGGTTCCCGCGTAAAGCTTGCGTATACACGTGCTATGGTCCAAGCAGCTCTCGAAGGCGAATTAAATAACGTAGAAACGTATACGACAAAAACATTCGGCTTGCAAATTCCTCTTCATGTACCTGGTGTGCCGGATGATGTTCTCATTCCGCGCAAGGCATGGGCTGATGAAGATGCTTTCATGACAAAAGCAGCAGAGCTTGCTGGCAAGTTCCGTGAAAACTTCAAGAAGTTCTCCAACGTCTCAAAGGAAATTATTGAACTTGGCGGACCACAAATCTAA
- a CDS encoding MMPL family transporter: MTQPIEILFVFGFIVAVGILIDTFIVRGLLLPALLMIFEKDRADTHSEKEPVRKADS, translated from the coding sequence ATGACACAGCCAATAGAAATTTTATTTGTCTTTGGTTTTATTGTCGCCGTCGGAATATTAATTGATACATTTATCGTGCGCGGTTTGCTGCTGCCGGCTTTACTTATGATCTTTGAAAAAGATCGGGCAGACACGCATTCAGAAAAGGAACCTGTTCGAAAAGCGGACAGTTAA
- a CDS encoding MMPL family transporter, with amino-acid sequence MKKILGALTDWISTRKGMWTVLIIWLLIAGLLSSIAPSSRDYSVSSIESLPSDSPAIEAAEKVNQYFPNDEGVPAILVFSAGNKKIETAELAKVVKAIKQKQINHLKEIVPFDQLPPPAQNQFLSKDRSAAAIPLNFKEGLENDQLKKGIQSITSTAEKEASDLQVRVTGPAGIAVDTTALFSQADIVLLLSTVGLILVLLIVIYRSPLLAFIPLLASVVVYAVTDRILGLYGKAGLEMSSQSLSIMTILLFAAVTDYSLFVLARYREELKRHESKFEAMKHAMRETGEPVFFSGGTVLAAMLVLFFAVIGDYQNFAPIFATVMAVIMLASVTLVPALFVLFGRKAFWPKVPKAGDKTERDSGFWNRIARIVSTKPIAIGSIVIALLLLASLNVLNVKYEFNTLKSFPDNMPSLEGYEIIEQKFAAGDLAPTIVLFEGTGDMTKLTAELEKQENVAKVRLQASTENNKAHELSLSFNGSPYERPAMDALASLRKKSEKVIADSGAKGTLYFAGETAEKLDDRTLNSRDLKVIVLLETLLIFVMLVILTRSVKMPLYMVGTILLSFLAALGIGMFLTNMLFGIDAISTRVPLYSFIFLVALGIDYNIILVSRYMEERSSHSLKKAVNTAVAKTGGLFRLPALF; translated from the coding sequence ATACTTGGAGCGTTAACTGATTGGATATCAACAAGAAAAGGCATGTGGACAGTCTTAATCATTTGGCTGTTGATTGCAGGGCTGTTAAGTAGCATCGCCCCAAGTTCACGTGATTACAGTGTTTCCTCCATTGAGTCACTCCCAAGCGATTCGCCAGCAATAGAAGCCGCAGAAAAAGTAAACCAGTACTTTCCGAACGATGAGGGCGTGCCAGCTATTCTTGTCTTTAGTGCTGGCAACAAAAAAATTGAAACTGCCGAGCTCGCTAAGGTGGTCAAGGCGATTAAGCAAAAACAAATAAACCATTTAAAGGAAATAGTGCCCTTCGACCAGCTTCCTCCACCCGCACAGAACCAATTTTTGTCAAAGGACCGCTCAGCTGCAGCTATTCCATTAAATTTTAAAGAAGGCCTGGAAAATGATCAGTTAAAAAAGGGAATTCAATCAATAACTTCAACAGCTGAAAAGGAAGCAAGCGATCTTCAAGTGCGTGTAACCGGGCCAGCAGGTATTGCAGTAGATACAACTGCGCTTTTTTCTCAAGCAGATATTGTACTCTTGTTGTCCACTGTTGGACTCATCTTAGTATTGCTTATTGTTATTTATCGTTCCCCATTGCTAGCTTTTATCCCATTGCTTGCCTCAGTGGTCGTTTATGCGGTAACCGACCGTATTTTAGGGTTATATGGAAAAGCTGGCTTAGAAATGAGCAGCCAGTCACTGTCTATTATGACGATTTTGCTGTTTGCAGCAGTAACGGACTATTCATTGTTTGTGCTAGCCCGTTATCGAGAAGAATTAAAGCGGCATGAAAGCAAGTTTGAAGCGATGAAACATGCTATGCGCGAGACGGGAGAACCGGTCTTTTTCTCAGGAGGAACTGTGCTTGCAGCTATGCTCGTACTCTTCTTCGCTGTCATTGGGGATTATCAAAACTTTGCCCCAATTTTCGCTACCGTCATGGCTGTTATTATGCTTGCTTCCGTCACGCTGGTTCCTGCATTATTTGTGTTGTTTGGCAGAAAAGCATTCTGGCCGAAGGTACCGAAAGCAGGGGACAAAACTGAAAGAGATAGCGGGTTCTGGAACCGGATCGCCCGGATAGTGTCAACAAAGCCGATTGCTATTGGCAGTATCGTTATCGCGCTGTTACTGCTAGCTTCACTTAATGTATTAAATGTTAAATATGAATTTAACACGTTAAAATCCTTTCCGGACAATATGCCGTCACTTGAGGGATATGAAATCATTGAACAAAAATTTGCGGCAGGAGATCTTGCTCCCACAATAGTCTTATTTGAAGGAACAGGAGATATGACAAAGCTTACGGCCGAGCTTGAGAAGCAGGAGAATGTGGCTAAGGTACGGCTCCAAGCTTCAACAGAGAATAATAAAGCGCATGAATTGTCGTTATCATTCAACGGAAGCCCCTATGAACGGCCGGCTATGGATGCACTTGCCAGTCTGCGAAAGAAGTCAGAGAAGGTCATTGCTGATTCCGGAGCAAAGGGAACCCTTTATTTCGCTGGAGAGACAGCAGAGAAGCTGGATGACCGTACGTTAAACAGCCGTGATCTTAAAGTAATTGTTCTGCTGGAAACACTATTGATTTTTGTCATGCTGGTGATATTGACCCGTTCCGTTAAAATGCCCCTGTACATGGTCGGTACCATTCTGCTTTCATTTTTAGCTGCCCTTGGTATTGGGATGTTTTTAACAAATATGCTATTTGGCATTGATGCCATCAGCACAAGGGTGCCGCTTTACTCATTTATCTTTCTTGTCGCACTGGGCATCGATTATAATATTATTTTAGTATCACGCTATATGGAGGAGCGAAGCAGCCATTCTTTAAAAAAAGCAGTCAACACTGCTGTTGCTAAAACAGGGGGGTTATTTCGTCTGCCGGCATTATTTTAG